Genomic window (Nitrosophilus kaiyonis):
TCTGCTGCAAATTCACTTCCTGCATTAAATCCAAACCATCCAAACCATAAAAGTGCAGCACCAAGAGCCGTTAAAATGATACTTGATGGTTTCATAGGCTCTTTTGGAAAACCTTTTCTTTTACCAAGAAATAGAGCTAAAACAAGTCCAGCCAAACCACCATTCATATGGACAACAGTACCTCCCGCAAAATCTAATGCTCCATCATTATATAAAAATCCTCCACCCCATACCATATGAGTAATTGGAACATATACAAAAGTTACCCAAAGAATACTAAATATAGTCCATGTTGAAAATTTCATCCTCTCAATTGCTGAACCACTTGCAATTGCCAAAGTAATTGCTGCAAATGTTCCTTGAAATGCTATAAAAACAAATTCTGGATAACTTCCACTCAAACTATCAGAAGTTACACCTTTTAAAAATATTTTACTCAAATCTCCAATAACTGCTCCATCTCCATTGAAAGCTAGAGAATAACCCCAAAGTACCCAAACAATTGAGCCTATAACATAGGCTATAAATACCATCATATATGTATTTAAAACATTTTTTGCTCTTGTCATTCCTCCATAAAATAGAGCCAAACCTGCTGGTGTCATAAGCATTACAAAAGACGAGGCAACTATCATCCAGGCAGTATCACCGCTATTTAATTTATCTTCAGCCATTAATAGACTTGGCAAAGATATTACCAAAATTGTATAGATAAACTTCCTCATAACTGATCCTTAGAAGCTATAGCTTGCTGAAATTTTAAATACTTTATTATCTAAAGCTTTATCATCTGAATCTCTATTTTCATATACTGCACCAAGAGTTAAATTTTTAATTCCTTCATATCCAATAATCACATCAAAGACATCTGTATCTTCATCTACATTTGCATTATATTTATCTTCAAGATCAAAATTTACATATGCTAAAGTAGCACTTAATCCCTCAATATTAGAGCTTGAAAAATCATAACTTAGTGCTACTTTATAACTTTTTGCATCTTGCATATTTCCAAGAGAGTTGTACCAAGTCTCATCTGCTACAGCAAACTCTGGATATCCTCCCCAAGCTCCAAATGTATGAACACTGTCATCATCACTGACTTTATTAAAAGCTAGAGTCAAGCCAAGACCTGATTTATGGGCAGCATTTATCATCGCTCCATATACATAATAATCTATAGTAACTCCAGCGTCATTTACTTTTCCTTTATCTTTTTCTGAGTAGTATTGTAGTGCCGCACTCATATCTATATCTTCGCTTAATAAACATTTCCAGTTAAAATCTGCTTGTAAATATACAGCATTTAATACTTCATGAGCATAATAATCCCATGCTTGTAAAGTTATATTTTTAAATCCTTCATATATAATTGCTCCTACAGTAACAGCCTCATCTGGAGCTATCTCACCTACTCCAGCGGCATCTGACATTGGTTTAAATTTTTTAGCATTATCTAAACTATCCCATCCGCTCATTTTTGTTACATGAGATAAGATAAGTGTAGTATCTGGCAAATCTTTATTTATTAAGGTATATGCTTCAAATAGATTTGGAATGATTCTTATATCATCACTTCCTGCAAGTGGAGTGTCAAGTTGCTGTCTTCCTAAAACCAATGTAGTATTTTTAAATGTTGCTTTAATATATGCTTGACCTAAAATACTGTATCCATCAGTTGAGTTTCCAAAAAGAGTCTGGTCAACTTTATTTGGATTATCATCATTTAAGCCCATATCTTGAGTTGTATAAAATCTTGCTCCTACACTTATTCCATAAAGAGGAGCACTCTCAAATCCAAGATTTCCACCAAGAGCAAAACCACGTGTATCATCTCCCTCTTTAACACTATTTTTTATATACATAGCTCTAATTTCACCGCTATACTTTGCATCTTTGAATGCACTTGTTAAATCATCTGCTGCAAAAGTTGCACTACCTAATAATGCAACAACCGATAAGCTAATTCCTATTTTTTTCATTTTTTCTCCTTTAAATTTTCAATCAAAAAAATTCTAACATTTAATAGAACAATTTAAACAACTTTATTGCTTATTTTTTAAGCAATTTATCGATTATTTAATAGTAATTTATGAAAATTTATGGTTTTTTAAATTAAAGAAGTATAGAAAAGTAAATACAACTCGAAGAATTATTATTGTTATAAATAATGTAGAAACTTTTCAAAACAAAATAATTTTTAAATTTTAAACTCCTCTTCTATCTCTTTTGCTTTTGCCATCCCTTTTATAGTCAATCCGTTATCATTTAAAAACTGCTCATTTTTAAGCTCTTTAAGCAGTCTCTTTCCCTCTTTTAAACTAAAAACTCTACTGTTTTCTAACATTAAAATAATATCTTTATAACTCTCGTTTTCTTCTTTTTTAAATATAGCCAAAAGTAAAACTTTTTTATTTATATCCATATTAAACCCTTTGTTATTTTAAAAAAGATATAATATCTAAAATTTTTTTTAGAGGTAAAGAGATGGCAGATCTTTTTGAAAAAAGTCAAGATATTCAAGAGATAGATATAGAAGAGTCAGTAAAGACAAGTTATCTTGATTATTCTATGAGTGTTATTATCGGTAGGGCTCTACCAGATGCAAGAGATGGATTAAAACCAGTTCATAGAAGAATACTTTATGCAATGAATGAGCTAGGTCTTACAAGTAGAGCTGCATATAAAAAGAGTGCAAGAATCGTAGGGGATGTTATAGGTAAGTACCATCCTCATGGCGATACTGCTGTATATGATGCTCTTGTTAGAATGGCTCAACCTTTTTCAATGAGAATTCCTTTAGTTGATGGACAAGGAAACTTTGGATCTATCGATGGAGACAATCCTGCTGCAATGAGATATACTGAAGCAAGGATGACCTCTATTGCAGAAGAGCTTTTAAGAGATATTGATAAAGATACTGTTGATTTTGTTCCAAACTATGATGATACTTTAACTGAACCTGATGTTCTACCAAGTAGAGTTCCAAACCTTTTACTCAATGGCTCTAACGGAATTGCAGTTGGTATGGCAACAAATATTCCACCACATAGGCTTGATGAACTTGTGGACGCATTGCTTCTTTTGGTTGATAATCCAGATGCAACACTTAATGAAGTTATGGAACATATAGAAGGGCCTGATTTTCCAACTGGTGGGATTATATTTGGAAAACAGGGAATTTTAAATGCCTATAAAAGTGGACGTGGAAGAATAAAGGTTCGAGCAAAAACCCATATAGAAAAAAAGGGAAATAGAGAGGTTATTGTTATAGATGAGCTTCCTTATCAAGTAAATAAAGCAAGACTTATTGAACAGATTGCAAATCTTGTAAAAGAAAAACAGATTGAAGGAATTAGTGAAATAAGAGATGAGAGTGATAGAGAAGGAATAAGAGTAGTAATCGAATTAAAAAAAGATATATTTAGCGATATTGTTTTAAACAATTTATATAAATCAACAAATATGGAAATAACATTTGGAATAATCCTTTTAGCAATAGTAAATAAAGAACCAAAAGTCTTTACACTGATAGAACTGTTAAATCTATTTTTAAATCATAGAAAAACAATAATTATTAGAAGAACAATTTTTGAACTAGAAAAGGCTAAAAAAAGAGCTCATATTTTAGAGGGTCTATTAAAAGCGCTTGAAAATATTGATGAGGTTATTAAAACTATTAAAGCAAGTGAAGATACACCAAGCGCAAGAACAGCTTTAATAGAAAAATTTGATTTAAGTGAAATCCAAGCAAATGCAATTTTAGATATGAAATTGCAGCGTTTAACTGGACTTGAGAGAGAAAAGCTTGAAAATGAGTATAAAGAGCTTTTAGCTGAGATTGAAAGGCTATCAGCCATTTTAAAAAGCGAAGAGAAATTAAATGAGATTATAAAAGAAGAATTAACTGAAATAAAAGAGAAATTTTCAACTCCAAGATTAACTGAAATTGTAGAAAGTTATGAAGAGATAGATATAGAGGATTTAATACCAAATGAGCCCGTTGTTGTAACAATAACTCATAGAGGCTATATAAAAAGAGTTCCTCTAAAACAATATGAAAAACAAAAAAGAGGCGGAAAAGGAAAGACCGCAATTACAACATATGAAGATGATTTTATTGAAGATTTCTTTATATCAAATACTCATGATACTTTAATGTTTGTAACAGACAAAGGCCAACTTTATTGGCTAAAAGTTTATAAAATTCCAGAGAGTTCAAGAACAGCTAAAGGTAAAGCTGTTGTAAATCTTTTAAATCTTGAGCCAAATGAAAAAATTAAAGCAATTATTCCTACAACAGATTTTAGCGAAGAAAAATCTTTAGCATTCTTTACAAAAAATGGTATTGTAAAAAGAACAAATTTAAGTGAATTTAGCAATATTAGAAGCAAAGGCATAAGAGCTATTTCTTTAGATGAAAATGATGAGTTAATTACTGCAAAAATAGTAAAACCAAGCACAAAATGGCTCTTTATAATAACAAAAAAAGGAATGTGCATAAGATTTCCTGTAACAGATGTTAGAGAGATGGGCAGAAGCGCTAGAGGTGTTACAGGAATAAGATTTAAATATCCTCAAGATATGGTTGTTGGAGCAGAAACTATTGAAAATGAAGAACAAGAGCTATTAACAGTTAGTGAAAAAGGAATAGGAAAAAGAACTGAAGCAAATGAATATAGAGAGCAATCTCGTGGTGGAAAAGGTGTGATTGCTATGAAACTCACTCCTAAAACTGGAGATGTTGTAGGCGTTGTTACAGTTGATGAAGATAAAGATTTGATGGTATTAACAAGCATTGGCAAAATGATAAGAGTAGATATGCAATCAATAAGAAAAGCTGGAAGAAACACAAGTGGAGTAATGATAGTAAGACTTGATAAAGGTGATAAAGTAGTAAGTATTGCAAAATGTCCAAAAGAAGAAAAAGAAGAAGGAGCAGAAGTTGAGGAAAGTTAATGTAGCAGTAGTTGGTGTTACCGGAGCCGTCGGTGAGGAGATGCTGAGAGTTTTAGAAGAGGTTGATTTTCCAATAAACAAGCTAGTACCTCTTGCAAGTGCCAGAAGTGCTGGAAATAAAATAGAGTTTAAAAATGAAGAGTATACAGTTTTAGAATTAACTGAATCAGTTTTTGAAGAACAAGAAGTAGAAATTGCGCTATTTAGTGCAGGAGGAAGTGTATCAGCACACTATGCACCATATGCAGCTGAAGCTGGTGCAGTTGTCATTGATAATACAAGCCACTTTAGAATGGACCCAGAAGTTCCATTGGTTGTTCCTGAAGTAAATCCACAAGATATTGCAGCATGGAAAACCAAGGGAATCATTGCAAATCCAAACTGTTCAACAATTCAGATGGTACAAGCTTTAAAGCCGATTGATGATATTTTTGGAATTAAAAGAGTTGATGTTTCAACTTATCAAGCAACAAGTGGGGCTGGAAAAAGTGCAATGGAAGAGATGGTTATGCAGATGAAAGATTTTTTCAATTTTAAACTTGATGAGAGTAAACACAAAAAGTTTCCTCACCAGATTGCACTAAATGTTATCCCACAAATTGATAAATTTATGGATAACGGATATACAAAAGAAGAGATGAAAATGGTTAATGAAACCAAAAAAATAATGCATAAAAATATTGAAGTAAGTGCTACTTGCGTTAGAGTTCCAGTTCTAAGAGGACATAGTGAATCAGTAACTATATGGCTTGAAAAAGATATAACTGCTGAAGCTGCAAGAGAAGCTTTATATAATGGAAAAAATATTGTAGTTATGGATGAACCTCAAAATAGTATCTATCCTATGCCAATAACTGTTGTAGATAGGGATGAAACATTTGTTGGAAGAATAAGAAAAGATATATACAAAGATAATGTTTTACATATGTGGGTTGTAGCAGATAATTTAAGAGTTGGTGCAGCAACAAATGCTGTAAGAATTGCTCAAAAATGGCTTGAAATGGAAGGACAATGAACTTTATAGAAAAAATTTTTGAAAGTACCCTTTGGCAAGGAAGGCTCCTTATCCTTTTAGCTGTTATATTTGGTATGGTTGGAGCACTTGTTTTATTTGTTGTAGCAAGCTTAGATATTTATCATGTTGCAACTTATACTATAAATGTTTTAACTTCTCATTCCCATCCAGAAAATTTTCATGAAAAAATAGTTGGAGAAATCATAGGTGCAGTAGATCTGTATCTGATTGCAGTAGTTATGCTTCTATTTAGTTTTGGACTATATGAGCTTTTTATATCAAAAATAGATATAGCAGAAAAGAGTGAGAGTTCTGGAATATTAAAAA
Coding sequences:
- a CDS encoding aspartate-semialdehyde dehydrogenase, which codes for MRKVNVAVVGVTGAVGEEMLRVLEEVDFPINKLVPLASARSAGNKIEFKNEEYTVLELTESVFEEQEVEIALFSAGGSVSAHYAPYAAEAGAVVIDNTSHFRMDPEVPLVVPEVNPQDIAAWKTKGIIANPNCSTIQMVQALKPIDDIFGIKRVDVSTYQATSGAGKSAMEEMVMQMKDFFNFKLDESKHKKFPHQIALNVIPQIDKFMDNGYTKEEMKMVNETKKIMHKNIEVSATCVRVPVLRGHSESVTIWLEKDITAEAAREALYNGKNIVVMDEPQNSIYPMPITVVDRDETFVGRIRKDIYKDNVLHMWVVADNLRVGAATNAVRIAQKWLEMEGQ
- a CDS encoding YqhA family protein, with the protein product MNFIEKIFESTLWQGRLLILLAVIFGMVGALVLFVVASLDIYHVATYTINVLTSHSHPENFHEKIVGEIIGAVDLYLIAVVMLLFSFGLYELFISKIDIAEKSESSGILKIKDLDQLKDKLAKVIVMVLIVSFFKRVINMQYNTPLEMLYFAISIFALAIGLYFLHKGSQQH
- a CDS encoding OprD family outer membrane porin — encoded protein: MKKIGISLSVVALLGSATFAADDLTSAFKDAKYSGEIRAMYIKNSVKEGDDTRGFALGGNLGFESAPLYGISVGARFYTTQDMGLNDDNPNKVDQTLFGNSTDGYSILGQAYIKATFKNTTLVLGRQQLDTPLAGSDDIRIIPNLFEAYTLINKDLPDTTLILSHVTKMSGWDSLDNAKKFKPMSDAAGVGEIAPDEAVTVGAIIYEGFKNITLQAWDYYAHEVLNAVYLQADFNWKCLLSEDIDMSAALQYYSEKDKGKVNDAGVTIDYYVYGAMINAAHKSGLGLTLAFNKVSDDDSVHTFGAWGGYPEFAVADETWYNSLGNMQDAKSYKVALSYDFSSSNIEGLSATLAYVNFDLEDKYNANVDEDTDVFDVIIGYEGIKNLTLGAVYENRDSDDKALDNKVFKISASYSF
- the gyrA gene encoding DNA gyrase subunit A — protein: MADLFEKSQDIQEIDIEESVKTSYLDYSMSVIIGRALPDARDGLKPVHRRILYAMNELGLTSRAAYKKSARIVGDVIGKYHPHGDTAVYDALVRMAQPFSMRIPLVDGQGNFGSIDGDNPAAMRYTEARMTSIAEELLRDIDKDTVDFVPNYDDTLTEPDVLPSRVPNLLLNGSNGIAVGMATNIPPHRLDELVDALLLLVDNPDATLNEVMEHIEGPDFPTGGIIFGKQGILNAYKSGRGRIKVRAKTHIEKKGNREVIVIDELPYQVNKARLIEQIANLVKEKQIEGISEIRDESDREGIRVVIELKKDIFSDIVLNNLYKSTNMEITFGIILLAIVNKEPKVFTLIELLNLFLNHRKTIIIRRTIFELEKAKKRAHILEGLLKALENIDEVIKTIKASEDTPSARTALIEKFDLSEIQANAILDMKLQRLTGLEREKLENEYKELLAEIERLSAILKSEEKLNEIIKEELTEIKEKFSTPRLTEIVESYEEIDIEDLIPNEPVVVTITHRGYIKRVPLKQYEKQKRGGKGKTAITTYEDDFIEDFFISNTHDTLMFVTDKGQLYWLKVYKIPESSRTAKGKAVVNLLNLEPNEKIKAIIPTTDFSEEKSLAFFTKNGIVKRTNLSEFSNIRSKGIRAISLDENDELITAKIVKPSTKWLFIITKKGMCIRFPVTDVREMGRSARGVTGIRFKYPQDMVVGAETIENEEQELLTVSEKGIGKRTEANEYREQSRGGKGVIAMKLTPKTGDVVGVVTVDEDKDLMVLTSIGKMIRVDMQSIRKAGRNTSGVMIVRLDKGDKVVSIAKCPKEEKEEGAEVEES
- a CDS encoding ammonium transporter — translated: MRKFIYTILVISLPSLLMAEDKLNSGDTAWMIVASSFVMLMTPAGLALFYGGMTRAKNVLNTYMMVFIAYVIGSIVWVLWGYSLAFNGDGAVIGDLSKIFLKGVTSDSLSGSYPEFVFIAFQGTFAAITLAIASGSAIERMKFSTWTIFSILWVTFVYVPITHMVWGGGFLYNDGALDFAGGTVVHMNGGLAGLVLALFLGKRKGFPKEPMKPSSIILTALGAALLWFGWFGFNAGSEFAADGVAGSALLMTNFAAAIGALTWIFIEWIIYKKPTLLGAATGAVAGLVAITPAAGFVDVLGALIIGAGGSIVGYFGIMIIKRKLKIDDSLDAFGVHFTAGLWGALATGLFALQNLAWDGSPLKDHGDRIAQMWVQLESVIVTMIYTAIVTAIVYFISSLITGGAKVDEETETIGLDEVVHGERGFNL